The following are from one region of the Coccinella septempunctata chromosome 7, icCocSept1.1, whole genome shotgun sequence genome:
- the LOC123317982 gene encoding elongation factor 1-beta'-like, whose amino-acid sequence MAFGSLKNDKELKAFNAFLETRSYVSGYSVSNADFDTLKLLTKAPAANYTHILRWYNHIKSFEADKSSPACPLKTATTTTAPTPKKQEPKEEEDDDVDLFGSDDEEESEEAQRIKEERLKAYNEKKSKKPELIAKSSIVLDVKPWDDETDMKEMEKKVRTIEMDGLIWGASKLVPVGYGINKLQIMCVVEDAKVSVDLLTETIQEFEDFVQSVDIAAFNKI is encoded by the exons ATGGCTTTTGGTAGTTTGAAAAACGATAAAGAATTGAAAGCTTTCAACGCGTTCCTCGAAACTAGGAGCTATGTTAGTGG ATATTCTGTATCCAATGCCGATTTCGATACGTTGAAGCTCTTAACAAAGGCTCCAGCAGCCAATTACACCCATATTCTTCGTTGGTACAATCATATCAAATCCTTCGAAGCTGACAAATCCTCTCCAGCTTGTCCCTTGAAAACTGCCACAACAACAACTGCTCCAACACCTAAGAAACAAGAAcccaaagaagaagaagatgacGATGTCGATCTCTTTGGTTCAGATGATGAGGAGGAATCAGAAGAAGCACAACGTATCAAAGAAGAAAGGCTGAAGGCTTACAATGAGAAAAAATCCAAGAAACCTGAACTTATTGCCAAATCGTCCATTGTTCTTGATGTGAAGCCTTGGGATGATGAAACCGACATgaaagaaatggagaaaaaagtcCGTACTATTGAAATGGATGGTCTTATCTGGGGTGCTTCAAAACTTGTACCGGTGGGCTATGGTATCAACAAGTTACAGATTATGTGCGTAGTTGAAGATGCCAAAGTTTCAGTTGATCTGTTGACTGAAACAATCCAAGAATTCGAAGACTTTGTCCAATCTGTTGATATTGCTGCTTTTAATAAGATTTAA
- the LOC123317984 gene encoding exodeoxyribonuclease isoform X1 — MFPRKLFCSFSRHSPTAVLLLINECKGVVFEKKFHQPLIHHLNEISYCNQFWKSGRISLKQNRISRIMPPKRKPANKESRVEEEPPKKRGRVRKYDQTEQEDEDAKEKPIEKKRKLAKSEKKETSKEKEQKNKKDPKEKSEETVEKQDKPAKKQTTKNKKTTEKESVTANTTTTQWDEIDFKCGKKNAEGKAENFRITSWNVDGMKAWLKKDGLNILTFASPDILCLQETRCNVDSIPSEIENFQGYKKYWCSSEKNGYAGVGMLTKKEPINVIYGIGDEDQDEDGRSITAEFDSFYLVTVYVPNAGRKLVTLDKRLKWNNIFKDFIKQLDKKKPVIVCGDLNVAHNEIDLANPKPNMRNAGFTQEERDGMTDFLQEGFIDTFREFYPDRKDAYTFWTYMNKSRTRNIGWRLDYFLVSERFKNKVCDSVIHDKVYGSDHCPLTLFVNV; from the exons ATGTTTCCACGAAAGTTGTTTTGTTCATTTTCCCGCCATTCTCCAACAGCGGTTCTGCTACTAATCAATGAATGCAAAGGggttgttttcgaaaaaaagttCCACCAGCCGTTAATTCACCATTTGAATGAAATCAGTTATTGTAATCAATTTTGGAAGAG TGGCAGAATATCGTTGAAGCAAAATCGAATAAGCAGAATAATGCCCCCTAAAAGAAAACCCGCCAATAAAGAAAGT AGGGTAGAAGAGGAGCCACCAAAGAAAAGAGGCAGGGTTAGGAAATATGATCAAACGGAACAGGAAGATGAAGATGCTAAGGAAAAACCAATTGAGAAAAAGCGGAAATTAgccaaatctgaaaaaaaagaaacatcTAAAGAAAAAGAACAGAAAAATAAGAAGGATCCAAAGGAAAAATCTGAAGAAACTGTGGAGAAACAGGACAAGCCTGCCAAAAAACAAACCACTAAAAATAAAAAGACAACAGAGAAGGAATCGGTGACTGCCAACACAACAACTACACAGTGGGatgaaattgatttcaaatgCGGAAAAAAGAATGCCGAGGGTAAagctgaaaatttcagaataacCTCGTGGAATGTCGATGGTATGAAAGCTTGGCTGAAAAAGGATGGCCTGAACATATTAACTTTCGCTTCACCTGATATATTATGTCTGCAA GAAACCAGATGCAATGTGGACTCCATACCGTCTGAAATAGAGAATTTTCAAGGatacaaaaaatattggtgCAGTAGTGAAAAGAATGGCTATGCAGGGGTTGGAATGCTCACCAAGAAAGAACCCATCAATGTGATCTATGGTATTGGTGATGAAGATCAAGATGAAGATGGTAGAAGCATCACTGCAGAATTTGACAGCTTTTATTTAGTAACAGTATATGTACCAAATGCCG GAAGAAAATTAGTCACCCTGGATAAACGTTTGAAATGGAACAATATTTTCAAGGATTTCATCAAACAACTTGACAAAAAAAAACCAGTGATAGTATGTGGAGATTTGAATGTGGCACACAATGAGATCGACTTAGCCAATCCGAAACCAAACATGAGAAATGCTGGTTTCACTCAGGAAGAACGAGATGGCATGACTGATTTCTTGCAAGAAGGTTTCATAGACACCTTCAGAGAGTTCTATCCAGATAGAAAAGATGCCTATACGTTTTGGACCTACATGAACAAATCTCGAACGAGGAATATTGGTTGGAGGTTAGACTATTTTCTTGTTTCTGAACGTTTCAAAAATAAAGTATGTGATAGTGTTATTCATGATAAGGTTTATGGTTCAGATCATTGTCCGTTAACATTGTTTGTGAATGTTTGA
- the LOC123317984 gene encoding exodeoxyribonuclease isoform X2, producing MPPKRKPANKESRVEEEPPKKRGRVRKYDQTEQEDEDAKEKPIEKKRKLAKSEKKETSKEKEQKNKKDPKEKSEETVEKQDKPAKKQTTKNKKTTEKESVTANTTTTQWDEIDFKCGKKNAEGKAENFRITSWNVDGMKAWLKKDGLNILTFASPDILCLQETRCNVDSIPSEIENFQGYKKYWCSSEKNGYAGVGMLTKKEPINVIYGIGDEDQDEDGRSITAEFDSFYLVTVYVPNAGRKLVTLDKRLKWNNIFKDFIKQLDKKKPVIVCGDLNVAHNEIDLANPKPNMRNAGFTQEERDGMTDFLQEGFIDTFREFYPDRKDAYTFWTYMNKSRTRNIGWRLDYFLVSERFKNKVCDSVIHDKVYGSDHCPLTLFVNV from the exons ATGCCCCCTAAAAGAAAACCCGCCAATAAAGAAAGT AGGGTAGAAGAGGAGCCACCAAAGAAAAGAGGCAGGGTTAGGAAATATGATCAAACGGAACAGGAAGATGAAGATGCTAAGGAAAAACCAATTGAGAAAAAGCGGAAATTAgccaaatctgaaaaaaaagaaacatcTAAAGAAAAAGAACAGAAAAATAAGAAGGATCCAAAGGAAAAATCTGAAGAAACTGTGGAGAAACAGGACAAGCCTGCCAAAAAACAAACCACTAAAAATAAAAAGACAACAGAGAAGGAATCGGTGACTGCCAACACAACAACTACACAGTGGGatgaaattgatttcaaatgCGGAAAAAAGAATGCCGAGGGTAAagctgaaaatttcagaataacCTCGTGGAATGTCGATGGTATGAAAGCTTGGCTGAAAAAGGATGGCCTGAACATATTAACTTTCGCTTCACCTGATATATTATGTCTGCAA GAAACCAGATGCAATGTGGACTCCATACCGTCTGAAATAGAGAATTTTCAAGGatacaaaaaatattggtgCAGTAGTGAAAAGAATGGCTATGCAGGGGTTGGAATGCTCACCAAGAAAGAACCCATCAATGTGATCTATGGTATTGGTGATGAAGATCAAGATGAAGATGGTAGAAGCATCACTGCAGAATTTGACAGCTTTTATTTAGTAACAGTATATGTACCAAATGCCG GAAGAAAATTAGTCACCCTGGATAAACGTTTGAAATGGAACAATATTTTCAAGGATTTCATCAAACAACTTGACAAAAAAAAACCAGTGATAGTATGTGGAGATTTGAATGTGGCACACAATGAGATCGACTTAGCCAATCCGAAACCAAACATGAGAAATGCTGGTTTCACTCAGGAAGAACGAGATGGCATGACTGATTTCTTGCAAGAAGGTTTCATAGACACCTTCAGAGAGTTCTATCCAGATAGAAAAGATGCCTATACGTTTTGGACCTACATGAACAAATCTCGAACGAGGAATATTGGTTGGAGGTTAGACTATTTTCTTGTTTCTGAACGTTTCAAAAATAAAGTATGTGATAGTGTTATTCATGATAAGGTTTATGGTTCAGATCATTGTCCGTTAACATTGTTTGTGAATGTTTGA
- the LOC123317986 gene encoding bombyxin B-10-like isoform X1 has translation MEKCNCRVVFISAICLISASRSFSSISNVRLHRYCGTALKEKMDEVCFEGEGENSIDKEPIHWNQKNSLAAGIYPSLNDAVNFIPIRHQRGIIEECCINRCSTDTLKAYCSR, from the exons ATGGAAAAATGT AATTGCAGAGTGGTATTCATCTCGGCGATCTGCTTGATATCCGCATCTCGGTCTTTTAGTAGTATTTCCAACGTGAGATTGCATCGCTATTGCGGAACcgcattgaaagaaaaaatggatGAAGTATGCTTTGAAGGTGAAGGCGAAAATTCAATCGACAAAGAACCAA tacaCTGGAATCAAAAAAATAGTTTAGCTGCAGGCATTTATCCATCATTAAACGATGCAGTAAACTTCATCCCAATAAGACACCAGCGTGGAATTATTGAAGAATGTTGTATAAACAGATGTTCTACAGATACCCTTAAAGCTTACTGTAGTCGATAG
- the LOC123317986 gene encoding bombyxin B-10-like isoform X2, with product MNCRVVFISAICLISASRSFSSISNVRLHRYCGTALKEKMDEVCFEGEGENSIDKEPIHWNQKNSLAAGIYPSLNDAVNFIPIRHQRGIIEECCINRCSTDTLKAYCSR from the exons ATG AATTGCAGAGTGGTATTCATCTCGGCGATCTGCTTGATATCCGCATCTCGGTCTTTTAGTAGTATTTCCAACGTGAGATTGCATCGCTATTGCGGAACcgcattgaaagaaaaaatggatGAAGTATGCTTTGAAGGTGAAGGCGAAAATTCAATCGACAAAGAACCAA tacaCTGGAATCAAAAAAATAGTTTAGCTGCAGGCATTTATCCATCATTAAACGATGCAGTAAACTTCATCCCAATAAGACACCAGCGTGGAATTATTGAAGAATGTTGTATAAACAGATGTTCTACAGATACCCTTAAAGCTTACTGTAGTCGATAG
- the LOC123317988 gene encoding ribosome biogenesis regulatory protein homolog has translation MVVLKEILKQSEQESLKYKSIDVQKHLEVQLDVGSLLAADPNVLDEQSLKRNKDSYLLDLTRDNVQLLFNKVWDLPTERVEEAIVAKLPPAKYILPRSKPCPKPRALTKWEQFARDKGIQKKKKSKLTWDDQLKKWVPRFGFKKVKADKEKDWVIEVPQNADPMEDQFEKKAMAKGERIAKNELQRLRNIAKAKNVKVPRFGVLDPEKSSSKDILAAITVAKASTASVGKFQDKLPREKEARGIATITPGASNRKRKLPPVSAEDEKALNLSIANSVLNKRPKLDIEKAVSKQIRTGPSNMEDDDDAAPGRKKSKGGKKSNAPKSTKGKKPKSTGQRKGKGGGKGTGRKRR, from the exons ATGGTTGTTCTAAAAGAAATATTGAAGCAATCGGAACAAGAATCTCTTAAATATAAATCTATCGACGTACAAAAGCATTTGGAGGTACAATTAGATGTGGGAAGTCTATTAGCGGCCGATCCAAACGTTTTGGACGAACAAAGTTTAAA ACGAAATAAAGATAGCTACTTATTAGATTTAACGAGAGACAACGTTCAACTTCTGTTCAATAAGGTTTGGGACCTCCCAACAGAAAGAGTAGAAGAAGCCATTGTTGCTAAATTACCACCTGCAAAATATATACTCCCCAGAAGTAAACCTTGTCCGAAACCTAGAGCTCTCACGAAATGGGAACAATTCGCGAGAGACAAGGGTATTCAGAAAAAGAAGAAGTCTAAACTGACCTGGGATGACCAGTTGAAGAAATGGGTCCCTAGGTTCGGATTCAAGAAAGTTAAAGCCGATAAAGAGAAAGATTGGGTGATCGAAGTGCCCCAAAATGCCGATCCTATGGAGGATCAGTTCGAGAAAAAGGCGATGGCTAAAGGTGAAAGAATAGCCAAAAACGAATTGCAACGATTGAGAAACATAGCAAAAGCGAAAAATGTGAAAGTTCCCAGGTTTGGAGTTCTAGATCCTGAAAAATCTTCATCCAAAGAT ATACTTGCTGCAATCACAGTTGCGAAAGCCTCTACAGCAAGTGTTGGGAAGTTTCAAGATAAATTACCGCGTGAAAAAGAAGCTCGAGGCATTGCCACAATCACGCCAGGTGCTTCTAACAGAAAAAGGAAACTACCTCCAGTCTCAGCAGAGGATGAAAAAGCCTTAAATTTATCTATTGCAAATTCTGTTCTAAACAAACGACCCAAATTAGATATAGAGAAGGCGGTCTCCAAACAGATACGAACTGGACCATC AAACATGGAAGATGACGATGATGCTGCTCCTGGCAGAAAGAAGAGCAAAGGTGGTAAGAAAAGTAATGCTCCGAAGAGTACCAAGGGAAAAAAACCTAAAAGTACTGGACAAAGGAAAGGAAAAGGAGGTGGTAAGGGGACAGGTAGGAAAAGGCGTTAA
- the LOC123317989 gene encoding box C/D snoRNA protein 1-like: MDSLRMSSSMSEQSEELLNTSRLGNCDVCNTSRAKYVCPRCECKTCCLECNKIHKEELECTGERDKTKYVPLKNENRNTNLVLLSDYRLLEEVTRKTENFHKAAKPYYYRSRNKLKKLELAAMARSIKLKFYPPVFERNKNNTTSFDFKQNLIYWHMDCFFVNAENLKFSSEQVSEMEKLSSVIEKHLSTNDEAISKKLLIYQAAGHSGIKILLRAENKAGSKFYEVNLSDTLRECLKNKTIIEYPIFYVILADHKYGFDVIDSDIEEGDEKVGDEVINAIIKQEDDDYYKNENLLGLQDEDTD; encoded by the exons ATGGATTCCCTTAGAATGTCGAGTAGCATGTCAGAACAGTCAGAAGAACTACTCAATACATCCAG attggGCAATTGCGATGTATGCAACACATCTAGAGCCAAGTATGTATGCCCCCGTTGCGAATGCAAAACTTGCTGTCTAGAATGTAACAAAATCCATAAAGAAGAATTGGAATGCACAGGAGAAAGAGATAAGACGAAATACGTGCCTCTGAAGAATGAAAACAGAAACACAAATCTGGTTCTGTTAAGTGACTATCGGTTATTGGAAGAAGTCAccagaaaaacagaaaacttCCACAAAGCTGCAAAGCCCTACTATTATAGATCACGAAAT aaattgaaaaaattggaacttgCAGCGATGGCTAGGagtataaaattgaaattttaccCACCTGTTTTTGagcgaaataaaaataatacgaCTTCATTCGACTTTAAGCAAAATTTGATATATTGGCATATGGATTGTTTTTTTGTCAATGcagaaaacttgaaattttccaGCGAGCAAGTAtctgaaatggaaaaattgtCATCTGTTATTGAGAAACATTTATCAACAAATGATGAagcgatttcgaaaaaattattgatttatcaAGCAGCGGGGCATTCTGGAATTAAAATTTTACTCAGAGCTGAAAATAAAGCTGGATCCAAATTTTATGAGGTGAATCTTAGCGACACTTTGAGGGAATGCCTTAAAAATAAAACAATCATCGAGTATCCaatattttatgttattttAGCGGATCATAAATATGGATTCGATGTAATTGATTCAG atattgaagaagGTGATGAAAAAGTAGGAGATGAGGTAATAAATGCCATCATTAAACAAGAGGATGATGATtactataaaaatgaaaatcttcTTGGGCTACAAGATGAG GATACAGATTGA
- the LOC123317993 gene encoding adenylyl cyclase-associated protein-like codes for MVSSVEFINCQSVQMQVLGKVPTISIDKTDGCQIYLSQESFDVEIVSSKSSEMNVLVPKGNGDYTEYAVPEQYKTTVVPSKGLSTMIVEKKG; via the exons ATG GTATCTTCTGTTGAATTCATCAATTGCCAATCTGTCCAAATGCAAGTGTTAGGTAAGGTACCCACTATATCTATTGACAAAACCGATGGTTGTCAAATCTACCTGAGTCAGGAGTCCTTTGATGTGGAGATAGTCAGCTCCAAATCGTCTGAAATGAATGTATTAGTCCCTAAAGGAAACGGAGACTACACAGAGTATGCAGTCCCTGAACAATACAAGACCACCGTCGTTCCTAGCAAAGGTCTAAGTACGATGATTGTTGAAAAGAAGGGTTAA
- the LOC123317990 gene encoding box C/D snoRNA protein 1-like — protein MDSLSMSRSMSEQSEELLNTSRLGNCDVCNTSRAKYVCPRCECKTCCLECNKIHKKELECTGERDKTKYVPLKNENRNTNLVLLSDYRLLEEVTRKTENFHKAAKPYYYRSRNKLKKLELAAMARSIKLKFYPPVFERNKNNTTSFDYKQNLIYWHMDCFFVNAENLKFSSEQVSEMEKLSSVIEKHLSTNDEALSKKLLIYQAAGHSGIKILLRAENKAGSKFYEVNLSDTLRECLKNKSIIEYPIFYIILADHKYGFDVIDSEGDETVGNSNSNRAPNLCQTTSHHWLGLG, from the exons ATGGATTCCCTTAGTATGTCGAGAAGCATGTCAGAACAGTCAGAAGAACTACTCAATACATCCAG ATTGGGCAATTGCGATGTATGCAACACATCTAGAGCCAAGTATGTATGCCCCCGTTGCGAATGCAAAACTTGCTGTCTAGAATGTaacaaaatccataaaaaagaaTTGGAATGCACAGGAGAAAGAGATAAGACGAAATACGTGCCTCTGAAGAATGAAAACAGAAACACAAATCTGGTTCTGTTAAGTGACTATCGGTTATTGGAAGAAGTCAccagaaaaacagaaaacttCCACAAAGCTGCAAAGCCCTACTATTATAGATCACGAAAT aaattgaaaaaattggaacttgCAGCAATGGCTAGGagcataaaattgaaattttaccCGCCTGTGTTTGAGCGAAATAAAAACAATACGACATCATTTGACTATAAGCAAAATTTGATATATTGGCATATGGATTGTTTTTTTGTCAATGcagaaaacttgaaattttccaGTGAGCAAGTAtctgaaatggaaaaattgtCGTCTGTTATTGAGAAACATTTATCAACAAATGATGAAGCCCTTTCGAAAAAGTTATTGATTTATCAAGCAGCTGGGCATTCTGGAATTAAAATTTTACTCAGAGCTGAAAATAAAGCTGGATCCAAATTTTATGAGGTGAATCTTAGCGACACTTTGAGGGAATGCCTTAAAAACAAATCAATCATCGAATATccaatattttatattattttagcGGATCATAAATATGGATTCGATGTAATTGATTCAG AAGGTGATGAAACAGTAGGAAATTCAAACTCTAACCGAGCTCCAAACCTTTGTCAAACAACATCACACCACTGGCTTGGTCTGGGCTAA
- the LOC123317987 gene encoding adenylyl cyclase-associated protein 1, with product MSVHGFLDIVQGSLAQYLNISKEIGGDVYQQSLLVKRAFDAQTEFLKTASQSSQPGQNELVQYLKPTSVEIESIQQFRERNRTSQFFNHLSAISESIPALGWVTVSPAPAPYVKEMNDAGQFYTNRVLKDWKEKDKKHVDWVKSWIQTLTELQAFVKQHHTTGLVWAKKGSAPPPPPPGCPPPPPPVLDLTAGGDTSLDRSALFAQINQGADITKGLKKVSSEMQTHKNPALRQGPAPFKPVSKPLAYGNSAGPAVDKPPSFTRDGKKWLIEYQKGKHDLIVDGVEMNNVVYMFKCTDSTVTVKGKINSIVLDSCKKSSVVFDNLVSSVEFINCQSVQMQVLGKVPTISIDKTDGCQIYLSQESLDVEIVSSKSSEMNVLVPKGNGDYTEYAVPEQYKTTVVPGKGLSTIIVENKG from the exons ATGAGCGTTCACGGGTTTTTGGATATAGTACAGGGTTCTTTGGCCCAGTATTTGAACATTTCCAAAGAAATTGGGGGTGATGTATACCAGCAAAGCCTGTTGGTGAAGAGGGCTTTTGATGCTCAAACAGAATTCTTGAAAACCGCTAGTCAGAGCAGTCAACCAGGTCAGAATGAACTAGTTCAATACTTGAAACCTACAAGTGTCGAAATTGAGAGTATACAGCAATTCAGGGAAAGAAATAGAACATCCCAATTCTTCAACCACCTTTCTGCTATAAGTGAAAGTATTCCGGCTCTTGGATGGGTTACAG tgAGCCCTGCTCCTGCTCCCTATGTGAAAGAAATGAACGATGCCGGACAGTTTTATACGAACAGGGTCCTGAAAGATTGGAAGGAAAAGGATAAGAAACATGTTGATTGGGTGAAATCTTGGATTCAAACTCTAACCGAGCTCCAAGCCTTCGTCAAACAACATCACACCACTGGCTTGGTCTGGGCTAAAAAGGGATCTGCCCCACCACCACCACCACCTGGATGTCCGCCGCCACCACCTCCAGTTCTAGATTTAACAGCAGGAGGAGATACATCTCTCGATCGGTCTGCCTTGTTCGCACAAATAAACCAAGGAGCGGATATCACGAAAGGCTTGAAAAAGGTTTCGTCTGAAATGCAAACTCACAAGAACCCTGCATTACGTCAGGGTCCTGCACCTTTCAAACCTGTCTCCAAGCCTTTGGCTTATGGCAACAGCGCTGGGCCAGCTGTTGACAAGCCTCCAAGCTTTACTAGAGATGGCAAGAAATGGTTGATTGAATACCAAAAGGGCAAACATGACTTGATTGTTGATGGAGTAGAGATGAACAATGTTGTTTACATGTTCAAATGCACGGATTCTACTGTAACAGTCAAAGGGAAGATTAACTCAATTGTCTTGGATTCTTGCAAGAAATCTTCTGTTGTGTTTGACAATTTG GTATCTTCTGTTGAATTCATCAATTGCCAATCTGTCCAAATGCAAGTGTTAGGTAAGGTACCCACCATATCTATTGACAAAACCGATGGTTGTCAAATCTACCTGAGTCAGGAGTCCCTTGATGTGGAGATAGTGAGCTCGAAATCGTCTGAAATGAATGTATTAGTCCCTAAAGGAAACGGAGACTACACGGAGTACGCGGTCCCTGAACAATACAAGACCACCGTCGTTCCTGGCAAAGGTCTAAGTACGATCATTGTTGAAAACAAGGGTTAA
- the LOC123317991 gene encoding thioredoxin domain-containing protein 9 produces MAAVEDQLIQVTKHIEKQVDATLEALDNLDVNDLEQLRKSRINELKKQDEKRRIWLSNGHGEYEELAEEKMFFDVIKKSENVVVHFYLQSNERCKIVDKHLKILAPKHIETKFCKIDADKCPFLANNLKIKTIPSIVLVHENIMVDKIVGFTQLGNRDDFSTETMEWRIAQHEIIKYDGDLSTPPYLREKKGSVNTGRKIRDSSIKSNDDDLDFEEYTLTQEEYEASKKINSEHLSTELTAEEAAELGLE; encoded by the coding sequence ATGGCAGCAGTAGAAGATCAACTTATACAAGTAACAAAGCACATTGAAAAACAAGTAGACGCAACATTAGAGGCTTTAGATAACTTAGATGTCAATGATTTGGAGCAACTCAGAAAATCCAGAATTaacgaattgaaaaaacaagaTGAAAAACGAAGGATTTGGCTGAGTAATGGTCATGGGGAGTACGAGGAGCTAGCTGAAGAGAAAATGTTTTTCGATGTGATCAAAAAGTCTGAGAATGTAGTAGTACATTTCTACCTACAGTCAAATGAAAGATGCAAAATTGTAGACAAACACTTGAAAATTTTGGCTCCAAAACATATTGAAACAAAATTCTGCAAAATAGATGCTGATAAATGCCCTTTTTTAgccaataatttgaaaataaaaactattCCAAGCATTGTACTGGTCCATGAAAACATTATGGTGGATAAAATTGTGGGATTCACCCAATTGGGAAACAGAGATGACTTCAGTACTGAAACAATGGAATGGAGGATTGCCCAACATGAAATAATCAAATATGATGGCGATTTGTCAACTCCTCCTTACCTTAGAGAAAAAAAAGGGTCTGTCAATACTGGACGAAAAATAAGAGATAGCTCAATCAAATCAAATGATGACGACCTTGATTTTGAGGAGTATACTCTCactcaggaagaatatgaagcctctaaaaaaattaatagtgaaCACTTATCAACAGAATTGACAGCTGAAGAAGCTGCTGAACTTggtttagaataa
- the LOC123317992 gene encoding charged multivesicular body protein 6-A, whose amino-acid sequence MGIIFGKRKPPSRVTQHDRAVLQLKQQRDKLKQYQRRIEIALNLDRELAKSLIAKGQKDRAKLLLKKKRFQEQLLMKTDGQLQNLEQLTHDIEFAQIELQVVEGLKQGSEALKKVNDALNIADIEKIMDDTREGMEKQQEINAIISGNLTEEDEEAVDEEFAAMLIEQMPEVPENNVTEEPSLPEVHTEPIEDAVEKSKSKKKKVEEPVALEA is encoded by the exons ATGGGCATAATATTCGGTAAAAGAAAACCCCCATCAAGAGTGACCCAACATGATAGAGCTGTACTT cAATTGAAACAACAGAGAGATAAGTTGAAACAGTACCAAAGACGGATAGAAATAGCATTAAATTTAGATAGGGAGTTAGCTAAAAGTCTTATAGCTAAAGGACAGAAAGA TCGAGCAAAACttctacttaaaaaaaaacGGTTCCAAGAACAGTTATTGATGAAAACTGATGGACAACTTCAGAATTTAGAACAACTCACTCATGACATTGAGTTTGCTCAGATAGAGTTGCAAGTTGTTGAGGGACTGAAACAAGGTAGTGAAGCACTCAAAAAAGTTAATGATGCTTTGAACATAgctgatattgaaaaaattatggatGATACTCGCGAAGGAATGGAAAAACAACAG GAAATAAATGCGATTATCAGTGGTAATTTGACTGAGGAAGATGAAGAAGCAGTGGATGAAGAATTTGCAGCAATGTTGATTGAACAGATGCCTGAGGTTCCAGAAAATAATGTGACAGAAGAACCGTCTTTGCCTGAAGTACACACTGAACCAATTGAAG atgctgttgaaaaatcaaagtcaaaaaagaaaaaggtGGAAGAACCAGTTGCGCTAGAAGCTTAA